In Indioceanicola profundi, the genomic stretch GACCTATGCCAAGGGCCACCTGTCCAATCGGCTGAGCGTGGAGGAACTGGCCGAGGTCGCGCACCTCTCGCCCCGCCAGTTCAGCCGCGCTTTCCAGACCGAAACCGGCCAGACGCCGGCCAAGGCCATCGAGCATCTCCGGCTGGAGGCGGCGCGGGTCCTCATGGAAGATACCAGCCACACCATCGATGTCGTGGCACAGCAGACCGGCTTTGCCGACCGGAACAGGATGCGGCGCGCCTTTCTGCGCGCGTTCGGTCAGCCGCCCCAGGTGATCCGCCGCGCTGCGCGCGGCATGGCGGCGGTTGCGGAGGATCTGGCCGAGGCCTGAACAATTCTGCACGCAGGGGCGGCCAGCCCGGCGCCGGACCGGCCGCCATACCCGCTCAGACCGCCAGGGCGGGCGCCTTGGGGAAGTCGATCTCGGTGCCGCTCAGATTGTTGGTGTAGTTGGTGAGGATGTTGGCGACCACGTTCGCCAATACCTCCAGCACCTCACCATCGCTGAGGCCGGCGGCACGGGCCTTGTCCAGTTCCGCCGTGGCGACCCGGCCCCGCTCGGCCACGATGGCCTGGGCCAACTGGACGATGGCGGCGGCACGCGGGTCCGCCGAGCGGCCCTGGCGGGCGGCCAGGATTTCATCCTCCGGAAGGCCGGCGAACTTGCCGCTGTAGCTGTGGGCCGACAGGCAGTACTCACAGCCGTTCACCTCCGCCACGGCCAGGGCGATGCGCTCACGCTCCTTGGCCGACAATGTGCCAGCGGCGATCGCCTGGTTGACGGCGAGATAGGCGTTCAGCGCCGCCGGAGCCTGGGCCAGGGTCGCCAGCGCGTTCGGAACCTTGCCCAGTTTGGCGCGGATGGCGGAAAGCTGCTCGGCTACGGCGGCCGGGGGATTGTTGCGGTCAACAGGAGCAATGCGAGCCATGGTCTTTCTCCTTTTCATGTGCCGGCAGCGCTCTCGCCGCCGGTTCTGAAAGGAAATATGCGCTACGGTCTGCGACAGCGTGTCCGAGATGGTTTGCAGATCGTCCAGATCGCGATAGCTTCGCGGCTCTTGAACCAATGATCGGGGAGACCGGAGCGATGCCGGCCGACCAGCACGCCGCCTCTCCCGCCCTTGACCGGCTGGCGGCCATGTTCGCCCGCGTCCATCTCACCGCCCGCGTGTTCCAGGCAGGTGCGTTCTGCGGAATAGGTGAGATGAGCGGCAGCGGGTCGGCGGGCCATCTTCATCTGCTGCGGGCGGGTCGCGTGATGGTGGAGGGGCCTCATTCCCGGCAAATCCCGCTGGAGGGGCCGGCCGCCGTCCTTTTTCCGCGGCCGGCCGCGCACCGGATCGTCGCCGGGGATGGGACGGTCGATCTCGTCTGCGCCGAAATCTGGCTGGGCGGGCCGGGCAATCCGCTTGAGCGCGGCCTGCCGGACCTGCTGCATCTGCCACTGGAGCCCGGCGACCAACTGGGCGGCGCGCTTTCCCTTCTGTTCGGGGAGGCGGGCGGAAGCGGCTGCGGCAGGCAGGTCATCCTGGACCGGCTGGCGGAGGTGGCGCTGGTCTATCTGCTGCGCCACGCAATGGCCCGTGCAGGGCAGGAGCCCGGCCTGCTGGCGGGACTCGGCCATCCGGCGCTGGCGCGCGTGCTGACCCGGATGCATGAGGACCCTGCTGCCCCCTGGACCCTTGAGCGGATGGCGGAGGTGGCCGGCATGTCCCGGTCCGCCTTCGCAGAGACCTTCAGAACCGTGGTGGGGCAGACGCCCGGCACCTATCTGCAGGGCTGGCGCCTGCAACTGGCGCGCGCCGCTCTTTCCGCCGGCCGGACCCTTAAACAGGCCGCCCGCGAGGTCGGCTATGACAGCCATGCCGCGCTGTCGCGGGCATTGTCGCGTCGGAAGCCGGCTACGGTGACCGAAGCCATCTCCGGCTAGGCCACGCCGTTCTGGAGGGGGACGGATGCCGCCAATCGGCGGAGCCGGACTGTTCGGGCGCAAGGCCGGAGGGCGTCAACTTTTCCCGCCATCCTCGGTCACCAGCCTGCGGATAGCCTGAACCAGTTCCGAGAGCTGATAGGGCTTGGTGAAAACATCGGTGAACTCGCCATCCAATTGCTTCGGAGGCATGGCGCTGGTCAGGACAATCGGCACCCCTGCCAGATCCTGGTCCTGCCGCAGTGTACGGGCAAGCTCCTGGCCGTTGATCCTGGGCATCATGTAGTCCGTGATGACAGCATCCGGCCGCTCCCGGCGTGCCAGGTCCAGCGCCTGCTGCCCGTCATGGGCCATGATGGCGACGAACCCCTCATCCTCCAGGAACTGCGCCACCGTCAGTGCGATGATCACCTCATCGTCGACGACGAGGATTCTAGGCGCCCTCCGATCCCCCATCTTTAAGCGCCTTCCTCCATTCTCTTTCCAGGTCCGGCCAGCAGCCATATCGGCTGACAGCCCTGCCGGCCCGGGACTGTGGACCTTTTCCCCCTCGCTCATCCGCACCGCACGGAACAGCGAACCGGACCGGTTGCCCTGGTTACGCCGGTAGGCGCACCCGGGGCCATTGATCAACAAGCGCTCAACTTTGTCGTCGCTGGCGCCTGCATCCATGCGGAACCAGCGCAATTCGACGGGCCTGCCTGCGCATCGGGGAGCTTGGTTCCCAAAGGCGCCGACAGGCCTACGACACCACTGACCGGAATGTTTCCGGAGCACTGGCTCCGAAAGGAAAACGGGCGGTGAACGTCGTGCCTGGAGCCGCCCGCCCGACATGCAGCGTGCCGCGGAGCCGTGCGACCTGGGAGCGGATCATGGACATGCCGAAGCTGCGCGAGGCCGCCGGGTCGATATTGTCCGGGAGGCCGCGCCCCTGATCGGACACCACCAGCTCGCACCCATCCGCATGACGCCGGAATCTGATTTTGATGCTGCCGGCCTGATCGGGCGCGTAGGCGTATTTGTAGGCGTTCAGGACGAGTTCGGCCACGATCATCCCAAGCACGACCGAGATGTCCGTGGGAACTTCCGCGCCAGCATCTGCGTCCAGAACCAAGGTACGAAGCTCATTCCTCGCAAAAAAGGCGGAGCGCAGTTCGCGGCACAGGCCTTCCAGGTAGGATGCCATGTCCTGGATCGCGGCCCCGCTCTGATAAAGCTGGCGATGGACCAGAGCCATGGACCGCACCCGCGCCATCATGGCGGCAAGATCATTCTGAAGGTCCGGATCGGAGCTTTTACGCTGCTGCCGTTCCAGCAGATTGCACATGATCTGGAAGTTGTTGGTCACCCGGTGGTTCAGCTCCTGAAGCTGAAGCTTCTGCTGGTCCACCATGCGGATCAGGGCATTGCGGG encodes the following:
- a CDS encoding carboxymuconolactone decarboxylase family protein, translated to MARIAPVDRNNPPAAVAEQLSAIRAKLGKVPNALATLAQAPAALNAYLAVNQAIAAGTLSAKERERIALAVAEVNGCEYCLSAHSYSGKFAGLPEDEILAARQGRSADPRAAAIVQLAQAIVAERGRVATAELDKARAAGLSDGEVLEVLANVVANILTNYTNNLSGTEIDFPKAPALAV
- a CDS encoding AraC family transcriptional regulator, which codes for MPADQHAASPALDRLAAMFARVHLTARVFQAGAFCGIGEMSGSGSAGHLHLLRAGRVMVEGPHSRQIPLEGPAAVLFPRPAAHRIVAGDGTVDLVCAEIWLGGPGNPLERGLPDLLHLPLEPGDQLGGALSLLFGEAGGSGCGRQVILDRLAEVALVYLLRHAMARAGQEPGLLAGLGHPALARVLTRMHEDPAAPWTLERMAEVAGMSRSAFAETFRTVVGQTPGTYLQGWRLQLARAALSAGRTLKQAAREVGYDSHAALSRALSRRKPATVTEAISG
- a CDS encoding response regulator, whose product is MSGGRLQARRSPPVFLSEPVLRKHSGQWCRRPVGAFGNQAPRCAGRPVELRWFRMDAGASDDKVERLLINGPGCAYRRNQGNRSGSLFRAVRMSEGEKVHSPGPAGLSADMAAGRTWKENGGRRLKMGDRRAPRILVVDDEVIIALTVAQFLEDEGFVAIMAHDGQQALDLARRERPDAVITDYMMPRINGQELARTLRQDQDLAGVPIVLTSAMPPKQLDGEFTDVFTKPYQLSELVQAIRRLVTEDGGKS
- a CDS encoding sensor histidine kinase, yielding MMPLTTTNIGFALLDEIECGIVVLDRDLRVRHWNSWMERVSGLPAEDLSGRPLWEELPALRNSLFQTAVEDAIAYGVPGVLSHTLHPMLFPLRCQDGRPMSHDVNVRRMDLDGGTGVLIQVWDVTERCHARNALIRMVDQQKLQLQELNHRVTNNFQIMCNLLERQQRKSSDPDLQNDLAAMMARVRSMALVHRQLYQSGAAIQDMASYLEGLCRELRSAFFARNELRTLVLDADAGAEVPTDISVVLGMIVAELVLNAYKYAYAPDQAGSIKIRFRRHADGCELVVSDQGRGLPDNIDPAASRSFGMSMIRSQVARLRGTLHVGRAAPGTTFTARFPFGASAPETFRSVVS